From Watersipora subatra chromosome 8, tzWatSuba1.1, whole genome shotgun sequence, a single genomic window includes:
- the LOC137402602 gene encoding fucolectin-1-like, translated as MEKRPAIGRSQIECATECHSASHCQGFVHKSSIGCHFIRASETGFLAEASGIDSTEAYVIYLNNSVARGKPAKMISTYLSDMGAEDGVDGVYIPPEDDEQASMLYTNDETNPWWRVDLLDKYCIWGVNILNRSWKKYERSANAIVTVADNATDVFYISEKAANFCGGHNGQLDRYYTVIKCVSPINGQLVQIQFMTTGVMNLYEIDVYAAL; from the exons ATGGAAAAAAGACCAGCGATTGGACGATCACAAATAGAATGTGCTACAGAATGCCATTCTGCATCTCATTGCCAAGGTTTTGTACATAAAAGTTCCATTGGTTGTCATTTTATTCGTGCATCAGAGACAGGATTTTTGGCAGAAGCATCAGGCATCGACTCAACTGAAGCATATGTCATTTATCTTAACAACAGTGTAGCGAGAG GAAAACCAGCAAAAATGATCAGTACATATCTCAGTGATATGGGAGCTGAAGATGGTGTAGACGGAGTATACATTCCACCAGAAGATGATGAGCAGGCGTCAATGCTTTATACAAATGACGAAACAAATCCCTGGTGGAGAGTAGACCTGCTGGATAAATATTGCATTTGGGGTGTCAACATTCTAAATAGAA GCTGGAAGAAGTACGAACGTTCAGCTAATGCCATTGTCACGGTTGCTGATAACGCCACAGATGTATTTTACATCTCAGAAAAAGCAGCAAACTTTTGCGGCGGACACAATGGGCAACTAGATCGATATTACACCGTGATTAAATGCGTGTCACCAATTAATGGTCAGCTCGTTCAGATTCAGTTCATGACTACCGGTGTTATGAACTTGTATGAGATTGACGTTTATGCTGCTTTGTAA
- the LOC137402601 gene encoding putative uncharacterized protein DDB_G0271982, with product MISTFNVDLDGEGERERERKGEGVSGKKQRENMKEKGKELEKQRERKRTGGEVEVKRVCEEKREREKEREKAMGKEKREKKREKEKVRRKEREKEKKKERERQRQREKEGEKKRKR from the exons ATGATTAGTACATTCAATGTAGACTTGGATG gagagggagaaagagaacGAGAACGAAAGGGAGAGGGAGTGAGCGGAAAAAAACAGAGGGAGAATATGAAAGAAAAAGGGAAGGAACTGGAGAAAcaaagagagaggaagaggaCAGGGGGAGAGGTAGAGGTAAAG AGGGTGTGTGAGGAAAAGAGGGAAagggagaaggagagggagaaGGCGATGGGGAAGgagaagagagagaagaagagagagaaagagaaagtgagaaggaaagagagggagaaagagaaaaagaaggagagggagaggcagaggcagagggaGAAGGAAGGGGAAAAGAAGAGGAAGAGATAG